The following are encoded in a window of Syngnathoides biaculeatus isolate LvHL_M chromosome 3, ASM1980259v1, whole genome shotgun sequence genomic DNA:
- the LOC133498262 gene encoding zinc finger protein OZF-like isoform X2, producing MFAKRAKDKHKEPSRTKEGNEQQREIPDSFYKKPKAVLRYGDISGEDLCPEQQEQNSKVEQEEPEPNQMKNEDEFELPFIKVEVKETEVPQIKEEEKPVALHIKEEEEEEDINNFPLTIIMKNEHEEEGGGDGDPCGKSQADSLFPPLSDSADITSHFPDTDYEHPEGDGMQWKCSQCGKTYGSKWGLKVHMRIHTGEKPFSCSLCDKIFTQKAHLTAHIRTHTGEKAFICSICTLSFSERSNLGKHMRTHTGEKPYACLFCGKKFSIKGHLRTHTRTHTGEKPFDCSECGKQFTRKAHLNIHMRKHTGEKPFSCLVCDKRFARKAHLNIHTRTHTGEKPFACSVCTLSFSERSNLIKHVKTHTGEKPFSCSVCDKSFSQKYLVTKHKCPGEKSTSK from the exons atgtttgcGAAGAGGGCGAAAGACAAGCACAAAGAGCCTTCGCGAACAAAGGAGGGGAACGAGCAACAACGTGAAATACCGGACTCTTTTTACAAGAAGCCTAAAGCCGTGTTGCGCTATGGAG ACATCAGTGGAGAAGATCTTTGTCCTGAGCAGCAGGAGCAGAACTCCAAGGTGGAGCAGGAGGAGCCAGAGcccaatcaaatgaaaaatgaagatgAATTTGAGCTACCTTTCATCAAAGTGGAGGTGAAGGAGACAGAGGTGCCACAGattaaagaggaagagaaaCCAGTGGCACTCCacattaaagaagaagaagaggaggaagataTCAACAACTTTCCATTGACAATTATCATGAAAAATGAACATgaggaagaaggaggaggtgATGGAGACCCCTGTGGAAAATCACAAGCAGACAGCCTCTTTCCTCCACTATCTGACAGTGCCGACATCACATCACACTTTCCCGACACTGATTATGAACACCCTGAAGGTGATGGCATGCAATGGAAGTGCTCACAGTGTGGGAAAACATATGGCTCAAAGTGGGGTTTGAAAGTGCACATGAGAATacacacaggagagaaacctttttcctgctcactTTGCGATAAAATATTCACTCAGAAGGCACATTTAACAGCACACATAAGAACGCACACCGGGGAGAAGGCTTTTATCTGCTCAATCTGCACCTTAAGTTTCAGTGAACGTTCAAATTTAGGTAAacacatgagaacgcacactggggagaaaccaTATGCCTGTttattttgtggtaaaaaatttTCTATAAAGGGACATTTAAGAACACACACCAGAACGCACacaggagagaaaccttttgacTGTTCAGAGTGCGGTAAACAATTCACCCGTAAGGCACATTTAAACATacacatgagaaaacacactggagagaaacctttttcctgtttggTTTGTGACAAAAGATTTGCTCGTAAAGCACAtttaaacatacacacaagaacccacactggagagaaaccttttgcttgcTCAGTCTGCACCTTAAGTTTCAGTGAACGTTCAAACTTAATTAAGCATGTAAAAACGCACACTGGCGAGAAACCATTCAGTTGTAGTGTGTGTGATAAAAGCTTCTCTCAAAAGTATCTGGTAACAAAACACAAGTGTCCTGGTGAGAAAAGTACCAGTAAATAA
- the LOC133498263 gene encoding oocyte zinc finger protein XlCOF6.1-like isoform X2, with amino-acid sequence MDGLLTSFGIGESAGFCHVSQEYLNAEQHEWNSSMEQRELEPCHIKEEEEPKGTPIKEEEDKTGVPFLKEEEVDIKFPLIVVKSEGDGEHGGGAQADGLIAPLSDSDDITSQSDDTADQHCESDRTCHPDNIHRKCLQCGKTFSSKWDSKVHMRSHKEEKLFSCSDCGKKFARKAHLNIHTRSHTGEKPFCCSICGLRVTQKFSLTNHMRTHTGEKPFACSVCGSRFSIKGHLQIHTRTHTGEKPFACLVCGKRFSVKEYLRKHTKTHTGEKPFVCLVCGLKVTQKFILTNHMRTHTGEKPFACSFCSKRFARQAHLNLHTRTHTGEKPFACSVCTLHFTERSKLIQHMRTHTGEKPFSCSVCDERFCHQYQVKRHKCAGENSRR; translated from the exons atggatggtttgctGACAAGTTTTGGCATCGGAGAAAGCGCAGGATTTTGCC ATGTCAGTCAAGAATATCTTAACGCTGAGCAGCATGAGTGGAACTCCAGTATGGAACAGCGGGAGCTAGAGCCCTGTCacattaaagaagaagaagagcccaAAGGTACCCCcataaaagaagaagaggataaGACAGGGGTGCCTTTTCTTAAAGAAGAGGAGGTTGATATTAAGTTTCCCTTGATTGTTGTGAAGAGTGAAGGTGATGGAGAACACGGTGGCGGGGCACAAGCAGACGGCCTCATAGCTCCACTATCAGACAGTGACGACATAACGTCACAGTCTGATGACACTGCTGATCAACATTGTGAAAGTGATAGGACATGTCACCCTGACAACATACACCGGAAATGCTTACAGTGTGGGAAAACGTTTAGTTCAAAGTGGGATTCTAAAGTTCACATGAGAAGTcataaagaagaaaaactttTCAGCTGTTCAGACTGTGGGAAAAAATTTGCTCGAAAGGCACATCTGAACATACACACAAGatcacacactggagagaaacctttttgcTGTTCAATTTGCGGGCTTCGAGTAACACAAAAGTTTAGCTTAACAAATCATATgagaacgcacactggagagaagcCTTTTGCCTGCTCGGTTTGTGGTAGCAGATTCTCGATAAAGGGGCatttacaaatacacacaagaacacacactggagaaaaaccttttgcctgcttagtttgtggaaAAAGATTTTCTGTAAAGGAATATTTAAGAAAACACACTAAaacacacactggggagaaaccttttgtctGCTTAGTGTGTGGTCTTAAAGTAACACAAAAGTTTATTTTAACAAAtcacatgagaacacacactggtgagaaaccttttgcctgctcattTTGCAGTAAAAGATTTGCGCGTCAAGCACATTTAAACTTACATACAAGAACGcacaccggagaaaaaccctttgCTTGCTCAGTTTGCACCTTGCACTTCACTGAACGTTCAAAATTGATTCaacacatgagaacacacactggtgagaaaccgttCAGTTGCAGTGTGTGTGATGAAAGATTCTGTCATCAGTATCAGGTCAAGAGACACAAGTGTGCTGGTGAGAACAGCAGGAGGTAA
- the LOC133498263 gene encoding oocyte zinc finger protein XlCOF6.1-like isoform X1, producing MCAKRVEEKYKGELSQMKDENERQRQLLDALSTKPQVVSHNADVSQEYLNAEQHEWNSSMEQRELEPCHIKEEEEPKGTPIKEEEDKTGVPFLKEEEVDIKFPLIVVKSEGDGEHGGGAQADGLIAPLSDSDDITSQSDDTADQHCESDRTCHPDNIHRKCLQCGKTFSSKWDSKVHMRSHKEEKLFSCSDCGKKFARKAHLNIHTRSHTGEKPFCCSICGLRVTQKFSLTNHMRTHTGEKPFACSVCGSRFSIKGHLQIHTRTHTGEKPFACLVCGKRFSVKEYLRKHTKTHTGEKPFVCLVCGLKVTQKFILTNHMRTHTGEKPFACSFCSKRFARQAHLNLHTRTHTGEKPFACSVCTLHFTERSKLIQHMRTHTGEKPFSCSVCDERFCHQYQVKRHKCAGENSRR from the exons atgtgtgcaaaaagAGTAGAAGAAAAGTACAAAGGGGAACTTTCTCAAATGAAAGACGAAAACGAGCGCCAACGTCAATTACTCGACGCTCTTTCCACGAAGCCTCAAGTTGTGTCACACAATGCAG ATGTCAGTCAAGAATATCTTAACGCTGAGCAGCATGAGTGGAACTCCAGTATGGAACAGCGGGAGCTAGAGCCCTGTCacattaaagaagaagaagagcccaAAGGTACCCCcataaaagaagaagaggataaGACAGGGGTGCCTTTTCTTAAAGAAGAGGAGGTTGATATTAAGTTTCCCTTGATTGTTGTGAAGAGTGAAGGTGATGGAGAACACGGTGGCGGGGCACAAGCAGACGGCCTCATAGCTCCACTATCAGACAGTGACGACATAACGTCACAGTCTGATGACACTGCTGATCAACATTGTGAAAGTGATAGGACATGTCACCCTGACAACATACACCGGAAATGCTTACAGTGTGGGAAAACGTTTAGTTCAAAGTGGGATTCTAAAGTTCACATGAGAAGTcataaagaagaaaaactttTCAGCTGTTCAGACTGTGGGAAAAAATTTGCTCGAAAGGCACATCTGAACATACACACAAGatcacacactggagagaaacctttttgcTGTTCAATTTGCGGGCTTCGAGTAACACAAAAGTTTAGCTTAACAAATCATATgagaacgcacactggagagaagcCTTTTGCCTGCTCGGTTTGTGGTAGCAGATTCTCGATAAAGGGGCatttacaaatacacacaagaacacacactggagaaaaaccttttgcctgcttagtttgtggaaAAAGATTTTCTGTAAAGGAATATTTAAGAAAACACACTAAaacacacactggggagaaaccttttgtctGCTTAGTGTGTGGTCTTAAAGTAACACAAAAGTTTATTTTAACAAAtcacatgagaacacacactggtgagaaaccttttgcctgctcattTTGCAGTAAAAGATTTGCGCGTCAAGCACATTTAAACTTACATACAAGAACGcacaccggagaaaaaccctttgCTTGCTCAGTTTGCACCTTGCACTTCACTGAACGTTCAAAATTGATTCaacacatgagaacacacactggtgagaaaccgttCAGTTGCAGTGTGTGTGATGAAAGATTCTGTCATCAGTATCAGGTCAAGAGACACAAGTGTGCTGGTGAGAACAGCAGGAGGTAA
- the LOC133498267 gene encoding gastrula zinc finger protein XlCGF71.1-like, whose protein sequence is MTHRTDKEEDLYPERHQLKTRVEEEEPQLPHVKEEEEEADIGRFPMLRVIVKSEDDEDETPSPSPDTGVERHTHNKYLTCSQCAKTFINKSTLERHMRCHTGEKPFMCSLCGKGFTQKGSLTTHTRTHTGEKPHLCSVCNRSFNDSSALTRHMTTHAGEKPFTCLFCAKRFSIKGNFVAHTRTHTGEKPYSCSVCIASFRVRSGLVQHMRTHTGEKPFACSVCSQKFSQKATLREHMRSHSGEKPFSVAQVLVTILHSFST, encoded by the exons ATGACGCACAGAACAG ATAAAGAAGAAGATCTTTATCCTGAGCGGCATCAACTGAAGACGAGGGTGGAAGAGGAAGAACCACAACTCCCTcatgttaaagaggaagaggaggaggctgaCATCGGCAGGTTCCCCATGCTTCGTGTCATTGTGAAGAGtgaggatgatgaagatgagACTCCGTCACCATCTCCTGACACTGGCGTTGAGCGTCATACTCACAATAAATACTTGACATGTTCTCAGTGTGCTAAGACATTCATCAACAAGTCAACATTGGAAAGGCACATGAGATGTCATACAGGAGAGAAACCTTTCATGTGCTCGCTTTGCGGAAAAGGTTTCACACAGAAAGGAAGCCTAACAACgcacacaaggacacacaccggagaaaaaccacatcTCTGCTCGGTCTGCAACAGAAGTTTCAACGACAGTTCAGCATTAACTCGACACATGACAACACACGCTGGGGAGAAACCTTTTACCTGCTTGTTCTGTGCTAAAAGGTTCTCTATAAAAGGGAATTTTGTAGCCCACACAAGGACGCACACTGGAGAAAAGCCGTATTCTTGCTCGGTCTGCATTGCGAGTTTTCGAGTTCGGTCAGGTTTGGTTCAACACATGCGAAcgcacactggggagaaacctttcGCCTGCTCAGTTTGTAGTCAAAAATTCTCACAAAAGGCGACCCTGAGAGAACACATGAGATCACACAGTGGCGAAAAACCTTTTTCTGTAGCACAAGTTTTAGTTACCATACTTCATTCATTCAGCACATGA